From the Desulfosarcina sp. BuS5 genome, one window contains:
- a CDS encoding sensor histidine kinase translates to MEIYVRKSLYRKLQKRIIMITLLVCFIPLILLGGIIYYQFANVYKEKIEDQIKYRAKAQSDTVKIFLKERTSILTTIVDTNKFDFLKQQPNLSHVFEVINRRAGNLGIVDLGIINSSGQHLAYAGPYNLKGLNYAEQPWFNEVMTKGTYISDVFMGFRKMPHFIIAVRGYDKNDNWILRATIDSDIFNQLVKIAQTGRSGDAYIINKKGIYQTVPRFTGKILENSGLDITTLGEEASFAENKNTDGKAKYYAGAWLKNNEWLLVISQEIGKEMSGLLATRNLVVCIIVFGCLAIVITTVFTTRITLNRLAEADKGISELNAQLVQSDKLAALGKMAAGIAHEVNNPLAVIGEKAGWMKDLLEDEEFQESESFKEYLTSIEKIEHHVERARKITHNMLGFARRMEPHLDDVDVNEVLIQTVELLESHARVNNIDIQKDLQEDLPVIASDQSQLQQVFMNLINNAIDAIGSNGMIEMKTRAVDSKIKISIKDNGEGIPAEQQKKIFDPFFTTKAAGKGTGLGLSVSFSIIEKLGGSITLESKKSEGTTFHVTLPVVIPEKK, encoded by the coding sequence ATGGAAATCTATGTGAGAAAATCTTTATACAGAAAACTTCAAAAAAGGATCATTATGATAACGCTGCTGGTCTGTTTTATTCCCTTGATCCTGCTCGGCGGAATAATCTATTATCAATTTGCAAATGTGTATAAGGAAAAAATCGAAGACCAGATAAAATATCGAGCCAAAGCTCAATCCGATACCGTGAAAATATTCTTAAAGGAAAGAACAAGCATACTCACCACTATCGTAGATACCAATAAATTTGATTTTTTAAAACAACAGCCTAACCTTTCCCATGTGTTTGAAGTGATAAACCGTCGCGCGGGTAATCTCGGCATAGTTGACTTGGGAATTATCAATAGTTCCGGTCAACATCTTGCTTATGCCGGACCATATAATCTGAAAGGCTTAAATTATGCGGAGCAACCATGGTTTAATGAGGTAATGACAAAAGGGACTTATATCAGCGATGTATTTATGGGGTTTCGGAAAATGCCTCATTTTATCATTGCCGTCAGGGGATATGACAAAAACGATAACTGGATATTAAGGGCCACAATCGATTCTGATATTTTTAACCAGCTTGTCAAAATCGCACAAACAGGAAGATCAGGCGATGCCTATATTATAAACAAAAAAGGAATTTATCAAACAGTTCCACGCTTTACCGGTAAAATTTTAGAAAATTCCGGGTTGGATATAACCACCCTGGGAGAAGAAGCCTCTTTTGCAGAAAATAAAAATACCGATGGCAAAGCAAAATATTATGCCGGCGCATGGTTGAAAAATAATGAATGGCTGCTTGTGATAAGCCAGGAAATCGGCAAAGAGATGAGCGGGTTGCTTGCAACCCGGAATTTAGTAGTATGTATTATCGTTTTTGGTTGTTTGGCAATAGTAATAACCACTGTTTTTACAACCCGGATAACGTTAAATCGTCTGGCGGAAGCGGATAAGGGGATAAGCGAACTGAATGCCCAACTTGTTCAGTCGGACAAACTGGCGGCGCTTGGAAAAATGGCAGCCGGAATTGCCCATGAGGTTAATAATCCACTTGCGGTTATAGGCGAAAAAGCAGGATGGATGAAGGATTTGCTGGAAGATGAAGAATTTCAGGAAAGTGAGAGTTTTAAAGAGTATTTGACTTCAATTGAAAAAATTGAGCATCATGTGGAAAGGGCCAGAAAGATAACCCATAATATGCTTGGTTTTGCAAGAAGGATGGAACCACACCTGGACGACGTTGATGTGAATGAAGTTTTAATTCAAACAGTAGAACTACTGGAAAGCCATGCCCGGGTAAACAATATTGACATTCAAAAAGACTTGCAGGAAGATTTGCCTGTTATCGCAAGTGATCAATCCCAGCTTCAGCAGGTCTTTATGAATTTGATCAATAATGCTATAGATGCGATAGGTTCAAACGGAATGATTGAGATGAAAACCAGGGCGGTAGATTCTAAAATCAAAATCAGCATAAAGGATAACGGAGAGGGTATCCCGGCAGAACAGCAAAAAAAAATTTTTGATCCGTTTTTCACGACCAAAGCAGCAGGCAAGGGAACCGGTCTCGGTTTGTCCGTCAGTTTCAGTATCATAGAAAAGCTGGGCGGCTCAATAACGTTGGAAAGCAAAAAATCGGAAGGAACTACTTTTCATGTAACACTGCCGGTTGTTATTCCGGAAAAAAAGTAA
- a CDS encoding transposase — protein sequence MKIPCAKRLGFVVSGLSFLQPALTNAQMYDFTLVATALILGSRLHLTEISCMLLKEKAVSTLSYLFSNAKICTDELQMLYLLQTLNTYKISHGYFIIDDTMKHHTKFCKWIHGVFILFDHALGTNLKATCIVFLYYSDGALIKFPIAFRVYHKGTGTLMPWQRGKRCDCITKYDLAVEMMEWAILKGFPKCIVLADSWFGISPFIKELNRLNLDYVLEIKANLKIRESCKEPKLTPKGRLAKYQYDLVGLAKYFEKITTFVRCGFPADPETGQKEKALYITKASTVRLNAIPGKHRIVESHDPATQTIKYLLTNCLTWEATKIISVYSHRWVIEEFFKNAKQLSDMEGATIRSEQGATLALYLVSWIDFLLHLENYKQCTVGKLPKEPLTIPSIVRRAQNENLEAFVLRVQSNEDFVNKLVEFSRANMNRNRKKYKELVVINGDVTAPIKKAA from the coding sequence ATGAAAATTCCATGTGCCAAACGGCTTGGTTTTGTTGTAAGTGGTCTCTCTTTTCTTCAACCCGCACTGACGAATGCCCAGATGTATGACTTTACCTTGGTTGCTACAGCATTAATATTAGGGTCACGTCTACATCTTACTGAAATTAGCTGTATGTTGCTGAAAGAGAAAGCAGTGAGCACACTTTCCTATCTTTTTTCGAATGCAAAAATTTGTACAGATGAATTGCAAATGCTCTATTTGCTTCAGACACTCAACACATACAAAATTTCTCATGGCTATTTCATCATAGATGATACCATGAAACATCATACCAAATTTTGTAAATGGATTCATGGTGTTTTCATATTGTTCGATCATGCACTTGGAACCAATTTAAAAGCAACTTGCATTGTTTTCCTCTATTATAGTGATGGGGCACTTATCAAATTCCCCATTGCTTTTCGAGTATATCACAAGGGAACCGGTACTCTTATGCCTTGGCAACGCGGTAAACGGTGTGACTGCATAACCAAATATGATCTTGCAGTAGAAATGATGGAGTGGGCCATATTAAAAGGGTTTCCAAAGTGTATTGTTCTTGCCGACTCCTGGTTTGGAATATCGCCATTTATCAAGGAGCTTAATCGGCTTAATCTTGACTATGTGCTTGAGATAAAAGCTAATCTCAAGATAAGAGAATCATGCAAAGAACCAAAGTTAACTCCAAAGGGACGATTAGCAAAATATCAATACGATCTTGTTGGATTAGCAAAATATTTTGAAAAAATAACAACCTTTGTTCGTTGTGGATTTCCTGCCGACCCGGAAACAGGTCAAAAGGAAAAAGCACTTTACATAACCAAGGCTTCAACAGTTCGCTTGAATGCCATACCTGGCAAACATCGAATAGTTGAAAGTCACGACCCTGCCACTCAAACCATCAAGTATCTCCTCACCAATTGTCTCACCTGGGAAGCCACCAAAATCATTTCTGTTTATAGCCACCGCTGGGTTATTGAGGAGTTTTTCAAGAATGCAAAGCAGTTGTCCGATATGGAGGGAGCCACTATCAGGAGTGAACAAGGCGCAACACTAGCGTTGTACCTGGTGTCCTGGATTGACTTCCTCCTCCATTTGGAGAATTACAAGCAATGCACTGTTGGAAAACTGCCAAAGGAACCATTAACGATTCCTTCAATAGTTCGCCGAGCGCAAAACGAAAATTTGGAAGCGTTTGTCTTGCGAGTACAATCCAATGAGGATTTCGTTAACAAACTGGTTGAATTCAGCAGGGCTAACATGAACCGCAATCGTAAGAAATACAAAGAGTTAGTTGTTATTAATGGGGATGTTACTGCTCCTATAAAAAAGGCCGCATAG
- a CDS encoding SLC13 family permease: MAHNTFTDDSYNNGWTWKNRPGYKPILFTVAAILFVAIVFAPPPQGMIDMVSKINPSGYKLEKGCATITDTVNKKLRPESFKETKNQVKQGESASSNKKKPLLSNREVAQMAKVMVAILFLAAFLWGTEALPLGATDIMVGVMLYLFVILPINEISKAYMKDAVFFIFGILAVAVGVAKTGLDKRIGLILLSRIKSAKGFSFLFLPMLAIAASFLSEHALVALLIPVLMGVYKVTCKMYGVKKDRSLAVFLLLGVCFAANHGGPGSPAAGGRNAIMVGYFMEYGASISFLEWMKYGLPFVPLMAVVIGAYMYIRCKPKFMVKDVNPGEVVKAEVENMPKFGGKEAAMAVILVLLIAAWILIGEHAGLGGPTLYAVMAMFVCRIVEWEDLQQGVAFDVVGLYAAACAMGVGLKFTGGALWLANTFVSLLPDFMSHGDGLVVGVSLLTGTMTNFMSDGATVAALGPIVLPMATLAGVSVWKVGLACAYSSSFANFLVVGTPNNAIAFGMGRDPETGERLLDVLDFVKFGLPVTILAWLVLWFWAIFGYWQFLSWS; encoded by the coding sequence GCAAGATCAATCCTTCAGGATATAAGCTGGAAAAGGGCTGCGCAACTATTACCGACACGGTTAACAAGAAATTAAGACCCGAATCATTTAAAGAAACAAAGAATCAGGTAAAGCAAGGGGAATCTGCTTCATCGAATAAAAAAAAGCCTCTTTTAAGTAACAGGGAAGTGGCTCAGATGGCCAAGGTTATGGTGGCCATACTCTTTCTGGCCGCCTTTTTATGGGGCACTGAAGCGCTTCCCCTTGGCGCCACGGACATTATGGTCGGAGTTATGCTTTACCTTTTTGTTATTTTGCCGATTAATGAAATATCCAAAGCATATATGAAAGATGCGGTCTTTTTTATCTTTGGAATTCTGGCGGTTGCGGTGGGGGTAGCCAAAACCGGCCTTGATAAAAGAATCGGCCTGATACTTTTAAGCCGGATTAAAAGCGCCAAAGGTTTTTCTTTTTTATTTCTGCCGATGCTGGCAATAGCTGCCAGTTTTTTATCCGAACATGCGTTGGTAGCTCTTCTTATCCCGGTGCTTATGGGTGTTTATAAGGTAACATGTAAAATGTACGGCGTAAAAAAAGACAGGTCGCTTGCTGTTTTTCTTTTATTAGGCGTCTGCTTTGCCGCGAATCACGGTGGGCCCGGTTCTCCGGCGGCAGGGGGGCGAAACGCCATTATGGTCGGTTATTTTATGGAATACGGCGCCAGTATATCATTTTTGGAATGGATGAAATACGGCCTGCCTTTTGTTCCGCTTATGGCGGTTGTTATCGGGGCTTATATGTATATCCGCTGCAAGCCTAAATTCATGGTTAAAGATGTTAATCCCGGCGAGGTAGTCAAGGCCGAAGTGGAAAATATGCCTAAATTCGGCGGAAAAGAAGCTGCAATGGCGGTTATTTTAGTTCTTTTGATCGCGGCCTGGATTCTAATAGGCGAACACGCAGGTCTCGGAGGCCCGACTCTTTACGCGGTGATGGCCATGTTTGTATGCCGGATTGTGGAGTGGGAAGATCTTCAGCAGGGCGTGGCCTTTGATGTGGTCGGCCTTTATGCGGCTGCATGCGCCATGGGTGTAGGCTTGAAATTTACCGGAGGAGCCTTGTGGCTGGCCAACACTTTTGTAAGTCTTCTGCCCGATTTTATGTCTCATGGTGACGGACTGGTTGTGGGTGTCAGCCTTTTGACGGGCACTATGACAAATTTTATGAGTGACGGCGCTACAGTTGCGGCGCTTGGGCCGATAGTTCTTCCGATGGCCACACTTGCCGGAGTTAGTGTCTGGAAAGTAGGACTGGCATGCGCTTATTCCTCTTCTTTTGCAAATTTTCTTGTGGTGGGCACGCCTAATAATGCTATTGCGTTCGGTATGGGGAGGGATCCGGAAACCGGTGAAAGGCTGCTTGATGTACTTGATTTTGTAAAATTCGGTCTTCCGGTAACCATCCTGGCCTGGCTTGTGCTCTGGTTTTGGGCTATATTCGGTTACTGGCAATTTTTGTCATGGTCATGA
- a CDS encoding response regulator: MNTFRVLAIDDEVDFLETIVNRLKKRKLDAVGVTSGEEGLKLLDEQLFDVILLDIKMPGGIDGIEALREIKKIQPIAEVILFTGHASVETSIEGMRLGAFDYLLKPVKFEDLLQKMASAFEKKDSHEQKIRNAKIKDLIRHPGRVFDQD, from the coding sequence ATGAATACATTCAGAGTATTAGCTATTGATGATGAGGTTGATTTTCTGGAAACAATTGTGAATCGACTGAAAAAAAGAAAACTGGATGCAGTCGGTGTTACAAGTGGCGAGGAGGGATTAAAACTTCTTGATGAGCAATTATTTGATGTGATTTTACTTGATATTAAAATGCCGGGCGGAATTGACGGGATTGAAGCGCTAAGAGAGATAAAAAAAATTCAGCCCATAGCAGAAGTAATTTTATTTACCGGACATGCTTCAGTGGAGACCAGCATTGAAGGAATGCGGCTTGGAGCTTTTGACTACCTGCTTAAGCCTGTAAAATTTGAAGATCTTTTGCAGAAAATGGCGTCGGCATTTGAAAAAAAGGACTCCCATGAACAAAAAATACGCAACGCCAAAATCAAAGACCTGATCCGCCATCCCGGCAGGGTTTTTGACCAGGATTGA
- a CDS encoding response regulator, translating into MKEQYKILIADRNPHVREFLKREMEAEGYDVRLAKNGREVLTWAYHQEQIDLLILDLNLPDENELRIPEKLQDRIPALPVVVHGFFSDYADQPDIFNKTSVFFVEKKGNSVERLKQLVSDILQDSDQVCL; encoded by the coding sequence GTGAAGGAACAGTACAAAATTTTAATAGCAGACCGTAACCCGCATGTTCGTGAGTTTTTAAAACGCGAAATGGAGGCTGAGGGGTATGATGTTCGCCTGGCAAAAAACGGCCGAGAGGTTTTAACGTGGGCATATCATCAAGAGCAGATAGATCTGTTGATATTGGATTTGAACTTGCCGGATGAGAACGAATTGCGCATACCGGAAAAGCTTCAGGATCGTATTCCTGCATTGCCTGTGGTTGTCCACGGTTTTTTTTCGGATTATGCCGATCAACCGGATATTTTCAATAAAACATCGGTGTTTTTTGTTGAAAAAAAGGGGAATAGTGTTGAACGTTTGAAGCAGTTAGTTTCTGATATTCTTCAAGACAGTGATCAAGTCTGCTTGTAA